In Paraburkholderia acidisoli, one DNA window encodes the following:
- a CDS encoding ABC transporter substrate-binding protein, whose translation MRHHRIQSAFLAAGLCVASAFAASAYAQDSGAQKVQSNSNETCTIAKPGGKKLSDMVVGFSQSENEQNPFRATETASVRAAAKAAGVKRLLYTNANANQAKQVADIESMINQGAEALIVAPNDSTGLQPAFAQARAKGIPVVTIDRQTAGTVCDDFITFLGSDFYKQGERAAKALADATGGKAVIAEIQGGYGNTVESQRTDGFANGLKAYPNMKIAAAQTANWSTTEAQKVMEQILLAHPDVNAVYTHADTMTVGAITALRQAGKLKGVTIVSIDGTKEIVNGIAQGTVAADVETNPRFGPLAFKSLEDYLAGKPVPQKQIMDDALFDKTNAKQSLAAGKVY comes from the coding sequence ATGCGTCATCATCGTATTCAGTCCGCCTTCCTCGCTGCCGGCCTGTGCGTCGCCAGCGCGTTCGCCGCCAGCGCTTACGCGCAGGACAGCGGCGCGCAGAAGGTCCAGTCGAACTCCAACGAAACCTGCACGATCGCCAAGCCGGGCGGCAAGAAGCTCAGCGACATGGTGGTGGGCTTCTCGCAGTCGGAGAACGAACAGAATCCGTTCCGCGCGACCGAAACCGCCTCCGTGCGCGCCGCCGCCAAGGCCGCGGGCGTCAAACGCCTGCTCTACACGAACGCCAACGCGAACCAGGCGAAGCAGGTCGCCGACATCGAAAGCATGATCAATCAGGGCGCCGAAGCGCTGATCGTCGCGCCGAACGACTCGACCGGCCTGCAACCGGCGTTCGCGCAGGCGCGCGCCAAGGGCATTCCGGTCGTGACGATCGACCGTCAGACGGCGGGCACGGTCTGCGACGACTTCATCACCTTCCTCGGCTCCGACTTCTACAAGCAGGGCGAACGCGCGGCCAAGGCGCTCGCCGACGCCACGGGCGGCAAGGCGGTTATCGCCGAAATCCAGGGCGGCTACGGCAACACGGTGGAAAGCCAGCGCACCGACGGCTTCGCGAACGGCCTGAAGGCGTACCCGAACATGAAGATCGCTGCGGCGCAAACGGCCAACTGGTCGACGACCGAAGCGCAGAAGGTGATGGAGCAGATCCTGCTCGCGCACCCGGACGTCAACGCCGTCTACACCCACGCCGACACGATGACGGTCGGCGCGATCACGGCGCTGCGCCAGGCCGGCAAGCTCAAGGGCGTGACGATCGTGTCGATCGACGGCACCAAGGAAATCGTCAACGGCATCGCCCAGGGCACCGTCGCCGCCGACGTGGAGACGAACCCGCGCTTCGGCCCGCTCGCCTTCAAGTCGCTCGAAGACTACCTCGCGGGCAAGCCGGTGCCGCAGAAGCAGATCATGGACGACGCACTCTTCGACAAGACCAACGCGAAGCAGTCGCTCGCGGCGGGCAAGGTCTACTGA
- a CDS encoding CAP domain-containing protein yields MRQNLGIATVPSDAGLTTSSLDHATYLVDNQAYGHTETAGKAGFTGADPFTRIEAEGSYAQTGEVVVAGQPAAFANSLSPVETLFDAPYHRIIMLDDFKTMGVATSQNASWEAFNIDLGNLSGTMSSTSLVAYPYPGQKGAPTSWFANESPNPFAGATQYEMTTVGYPVTIEGGFQTSLSSVSFTITDASGNNVPCLAQTPQTAPDELSNGALCVPYSPLAANTTYIVHVTGTLTSASQTRPIDVTWTFSTAVSGVANAAVPGAPASRPLPLF; encoded by the coding sequence ATGCGCCAGAACCTTGGCATCGCCACGGTCCCGAGCGATGCGGGCCTCACGACTTCGTCGCTCGATCACGCGACCTATCTCGTCGATAACCAGGCGTATGGTCACACGGAAACGGCAGGCAAGGCCGGCTTCACCGGCGCCGATCCGTTCACGCGCATCGAAGCCGAAGGCAGCTACGCGCAAACCGGCGAAGTGGTCGTGGCCGGCCAGCCCGCCGCGTTCGCCAACAGCCTTTCGCCGGTCGAGACCCTGTTCGATGCGCCGTATCACCGCATCATCATGCTCGACGACTTCAAGACGATGGGCGTGGCCACCTCGCAGAACGCGAGCTGGGAAGCCTTCAATATCGACCTCGGCAATCTCTCGGGCACGATGTCGTCCACGTCGCTCGTCGCGTATCCGTATCCGGGTCAGAAGGGCGCGCCCACGAGCTGGTTCGCCAACGAATCGCCGAATCCGTTCGCAGGTGCTACGCAGTACGAAATGACGACGGTGGGTTACCCCGTGACGATCGAAGGTGGCTTCCAGACGAGCCTCAGCTCGGTCAGCTTCACGATCACGGACGCGAGCGGCAACAACGTGCCGTGCCTCGCGCAAACGCCGCAGACCGCTCCCGACGAGCTGTCGAACGGCGCGCTGTGCGTGCCTTATTCGCCGCTCGCCGCCAATACGACCTACATCGTGCACGTGACCGGCACGTTGACGAGCGCCTCGCAAACGCGTCCCATCGACGTGACGTGGACGTTCTCGACGGCCGTCTCCGGCGTGGCGAACGCCGCGGTGCCGGGCGCACCCGCGAGCCGTCCGCTGCCGCTGTTCTGA
- a CDS encoding ABC transporter permease, with protein MTSSNADPTAAPAANRRAQLIALVQSRGAIAMLVVVALIAGGVFPDFLRPSNLADIVSNSAFLGLVAVGQSLVIILGGFDLSVGSMVGLGTVIAAYAAPYGWGAAMLAPVAAGFVIGIGNGLLIARARMAPFIVTLAALLGLKGLALVLASQDLLIANPGFFTRIANGSIFGISNLIWVLVVVYGLGAVLLNHTRFGAAIFAIGGNEEAARMLGVRVERVKVLAYGLSGALAGLSGALLASHLDSGLSAAGTGYELQSIAAAVIGGVLLTGGVGTMAGPLAGVLLLGVIDNVINQVGTLSPYYQNLASGAFLLAAVIVQTVLTGRRGAARAGGGKAARRSAAAPARS; from the coding sequence GTGACCTCTTCCAACGCGGATCCGACGGCCGCGCCCGCCGCGAACCGGCGCGCGCAGCTGATCGCGCTCGTGCAGTCGCGCGGCGCGATCGCGATGCTCGTGGTCGTCGCGCTGATCGCGGGCGGCGTGTTCCCCGACTTCCTGCGCCCCTCGAATCTCGCGGATATCGTCTCGAACAGCGCGTTCCTCGGGCTCGTCGCCGTGGGACAAAGTCTCGTCATCATTCTGGGCGGCTTCGATCTGTCGGTCGGCTCGATGGTGGGGCTCGGCACCGTGATCGCCGCCTATGCCGCGCCCTACGGCTGGGGCGCGGCGATGCTCGCGCCGGTGGCGGCGGGTTTTGTCATCGGCATCGGCAATGGTCTGCTGATCGCGCGGGCGCGCATGGCGCCGTTCATCGTCACGCTCGCGGCCTTGCTCGGGCTCAAGGGTTTGGCGCTCGTGCTCGCGAGCCAGGATCTGCTGATCGCGAACCCCGGCTTCTTCACGCGTATCGCCAATGGCTCGATTTTCGGCATCAGCAATCTGATCTGGGTGCTGGTCGTGGTCTATGGGCTCGGCGCGGTGCTGCTCAATCACACGCGTTTCGGCGCGGCGATCTTCGCGATTGGCGGCAACGAGGAGGCGGCGCGCATGCTGGGCGTGCGCGTTGAGCGCGTGAAGGTTCTCGCGTACGGCTTGTCGGGAGCGCTGGCCGGCCTGTCGGGCGCGCTGCTCGCGTCGCACCTCGATTCCGGTTTGTCGGCGGCGGGGACGGGCTACGAATTGCAGTCGATCGCCGCGGCGGTGATCGGCGGCGTGTTGCTCACGGGCGGCGTGGGGACGATGGCCGGGCCGCTCGCGGGTGTGTTGCTGCTCGGCGTGATCGACAACGTCATCAATCAGGTCGGCACGTTGAGCCCGTATTACCAGAACCTCGCGAGCGGCGCGTTCCTGCTCGCGGCCGTGATCGTCCAGACCGTGCTCACGGGCCGACGCGGCGCGGCGCGCGCGGGTGGCGGCAAGGCGGCGCGACGGAGCGCCGCGGCGCCTGCGCGGTCGTGA
- a CDS encoding sugar ABC transporter ATP-binding protein, with protein MTTSAATSSATPRAVLETRGVSRTFGVVRALRDVSLTLRAGEVHGLVGENGAGKSTLIKVLTGFHQPDTGALTLDGKSVTFDSPRGAQNAGVCAVYQEINLIPERSVADNIFLCHEPKRFGVLVDRKRMLERAAEIVQRYRLSVDPAARLGSLGLGAQQMVSLARGVSLGARVLILDEPTSALSSAEVDVLFDVVDRLRAEGIALLFVSHRLSECYRLCDRFTVMRDGAVVRTGTPEELPRAALIAAMLGRESSGEHAWTERSGSADTADAAPALAVDRLQWGNRVRDVSLKVARKEIVGLAGLLGSGRTETFKTIFGAQKADAGDVDIAGRALTHATPARSIARGLAFLSEDRRSEGIFPRLSVGENIVASLLPRISRFGFISRAKEAQVVREAIERLGIKTAGPNALITTLSGGNQQKALIARCLSTQPTVLLLDDPTRGIDVGAKEEVHRVVQELARDGLAVVVTSSEMEELLALTDRLVVLNEGATQGGMPTAGANPDDVLAVLAGDANDSRDVSATRDVGATRNPAGADKA; from the coding sequence ATGACGACGAGCGCCGCCACCTCCTCCGCCACGCCGCGCGCCGTGCTCGAAACGCGCGGTGTTTCCAGGACTTTCGGCGTGGTGCGCGCGCTGCGCGACGTGTCGCTCACGCTGCGCGCGGGCGAGGTGCACGGCCTCGTCGGCGAGAACGGCGCCGGGAAATCGACGCTCATCAAGGTGCTGACCGGGTTTCATCAGCCCGATACCGGCGCGCTCACGCTCGACGGCAAGAGCGTCACGTTCGACAGCCCGCGCGGCGCGCAGAACGCGGGCGTGTGCGCCGTGTATCAGGAAATCAACCTGATTCCCGAGCGCAGCGTCGCCGACAATATTTTTCTGTGTCACGAGCCCAAGCGCTTTGGCGTGCTCGTCGATCGCAAGCGCATGCTGGAGCGTGCCGCCGAGATCGTGCAGCGCTACCGCCTGTCCGTCGATCCGGCGGCGCGGCTCGGTTCGCTGGGGCTTGGCGCGCAGCAGATGGTGTCGCTCGCGCGCGGCGTGTCGCTCGGCGCGCGCGTGTTGATTCTCGACGAACCCACGTCGGCGCTCAGCAGCGCGGAAGTCGACGTGTTGTTCGACGTGGTGGACCGGCTGCGCGCGGAAGGCATCGCGCTGCTGTTCGTGAGCCACCGGCTTTCCGAGTGCTACCGGCTCTGCGATCGATTCACGGTGATGCGCGACGGCGCCGTGGTGCGCACGGGCACGCCCGAAGAATTGCCGCGCGCCGCGTTGATCGCCGCGATGCTCGGCCGCGAAAGCTCGGGCGAACACGCCTGGACCGAGCGTTCGGGCAGCGCCGACACCGCCGACGCCGCGCCCGCGCTCGCGGTCGACCGTTTGCAATGGGGCAACCGCGTGCGCGACGTGTCGCTCAAGGTCGCGCGCAAGGAAATTGTCGGACTGGCCGGTCTGCTCGGCTCGGGCCGCACGGAAACGTTCAAGACGATCTTCGGCGCGCAGAAGGCCGATGCGGGCGATGTCGATATCGCAGGGCGCGCGCTCACGCATGCCACGCCGGCGCGTTCGATCGCGCGCGGTCTCGCGTTCCTCTCCGAAGACCGCCGCTCGGAAGGCATCTTCCCGCGCTTGTCGGTGGGCGAGAACATCGTCGCGAGTCTGCTGCCGCGCATCTCGCGCTTCGGCTTCATTTCGCGCGCGAAGGAAGCGCAGGTCGTGCGCGAGGCGATCGAACGGCTCGGCATCAAGACGGCCGGCCCGAACGCGCTCATCACCACACTCTCGGGCGGCAACCAGCAGAAGGCGCTGATCGCGCGCTGCCTTTCCACGCAACCCACCGTGCTGCTGCTCGACGATCCCACGCGCGGCATCGACGTGGGCGCGAAGGAAGAAGTGCATCGCGTGGTGCAGGAACTCGCGCGCGACGGGCTCGCCGTCGTGGTCACGTCGTCCGAAATGGAAGAACTGCTCGCGCTGACCGACCGCCTCGTGGTGCTCAACGAGGGCGCGACGCAAGGCGGCATGCCGACGGCGGGCGCCAACCCCGACGACGTGCTGGCCGTGCTGGCCGGCGACGCCAACGACAGCCGCGACGTGAGCGCAACCCGCGACGTCGGCGCAACCCGCAACCCGGCCGGCGCGGACAAGGCCTGA
- a CDS encoding MFS transporter: protein MDSPRAVDVQTFINEHPFSPFQWFIFAMCFVIVLLDGFDTAAIGFIAPSLLGEWGIAKPALAPVLSAALFGLACGALASGPLSDRIGRRTILLGSVLLFGVACLASSFSSSIGQLTWLRFVTGVGLGAAMPNAVTMMGEFCPDRRRATVINLMFCGFPLGAACGGFLAAWMIPHFGWRSVLVLGGVTPLVLAVPLFLRMPESVRYRVANHHPAERIRAALARISPDAARAQVFAMSENAPQTQGKGLGVVLSPAYLIGSVMLWIAYFMGLVIFYASINWMPLLLKDAGLTPANATLVSALFPLGGVGAVLCGVLMDRFNANRIIAVCYALTALSVWAIGQAVGNVGALVLVVFVAGVLMNTAQSSLPALAAAFYPTQGRGTGVAWMLGIGRFGGIAGSFLVAELTRRHFTFAGIFSTVAVAGLIAGAALLIKQAARPQESGSDTAKKASFGH, encoded by the coding sequence ATGGACAGCCCGCGCGCCGTCGACGTCCAGACGTTCATCAACGAGCATCCGTTCTCGCCGTTCCAGTGGTTCATCTTCGCGATGTGCTTCGTTATCGTCCTGCTCGACGGTTTCGACACGGCCGCGATCGGTTTCATCGCGCCTTCGCTGCTCGGCGAATGGGGCATCGCCAAACCCGCGCTCGCGCCCGTGCTGAGCGCCGCGCTGTTCGGCCTGGCGTGCGGCGCACTCGCGTCCGGCCCGCTGTCCGACCGCATCGGACGCCGCACCATCCTGCTCGGCTCCGTGCTGCTGTTCGGCGTGGCGTGTCTCGCCTCGTCGTTTTCGTCGAGCATCGGCCAGCTCACCTGGCTGCGCTTCGTCACCGGCGTGGGCCTCGGCGCGGCCATGCCCAACGCGGTCACGATGATGGGCGAGTTCTGCCCCGACCGCCGTCGCGCGACCGTCATCAACCTCATGTTCTGCGGCTTCCCGCTGGGCGCGGCGTGCGGCGGCTTTCTCGCCGCGTGGATGATCCCGCACTTCGGCTGGCGCAGCGTGCTCGTGCTCGGCGGCGTGACGCCGCTCGTGCTGGCCGTGCCGCTCTTCCTGCGCATGCCGGAATCGGTGCGCTATAGGGTCGCCAATCATCACCCGGCCGAGCGCATTCGCGCGGCGCTCGCGCGCATTTCGCCCGACGCCGCCCGCGCGCAGGTGTTCGCGATGAGCGAAAACGCGCCGCAGACGCAAGGCAAAGGCCTCGGGGTCGTGCTCTCGCCCGCCTATCTGATCGGCTCGGTGATGTTGTGGATCGCGTACTTCATGGGCCTCGTGATCTTCTACGCGTCGATCAACTGGATGCCGCTGCTGCTCAAGGACGCCGGCCTGACGCCCGCGAACGCCACGCTCGTTTCCGCGCTGTTCCCGCTCGGCGGCGTGGGCGCGGTGCTGTGCGGCGTGCTGATGGACCGCTTCAACGCGAACCGCATCATCGCCGTGTGCTATGCGCTCACCGCGCTGTCCGTGTGGGCGATCGGCCAGGCCGTGGGCAACGTGGGCGCGCTCGTGCTCGTGGTGTTCGTGGCCGGCGTGCTGATGAATACGGCGCAGTCGTCGCTGCCCGCGCTCGCGGCCGCGTTCTACCCAACGCAAGGGCGCGGCACGGGCGTCGCGTGGATGCTCGGCATCGGCCGCTTCGGCGGTATTGCGGGATCGTTTCTGGTGGCGGAATTGACGCGCCGCCACTTCACGTTCGCGGGCATCTTTTCGACGGTCGCCGTGGCCGGACTGATCGCTGGCGCGGCGTTGCTGATCAAGCAGGCCGCGCGGCCGCAGGAAAGCGGCAGCGACACGGCGAAAAAGGCCTCGTTCGGCCACTGA
- a CDS encoding LacI family DNA-binding transcriptional regulator, with translation MKKSTQRRPTMTDIAKAAGVSQSTVSLVLNGAVGAKLSEATRRKVNDVAQSLGYQLTVRAAQTPAPAGERNLIVYIADEVSTSPHPVVSIDGARDAAWNNGCLLAVFSTHGNAQMEQHVLQTLLMPNVLGVIYATVYTRRVTVPPALLKVPAVLLNCYASDHALSSVVPAEVAGGHTATEYLIEAGHRRIGFINGETWQDAAKDRLKGYRQALATADLLYDERLVRDGDWSSGKGFELTLSLMREPNPPTAIFCANDLTAIGAIEALKQLGLRVPEDVSVMGYDDQEIARHTHPPLTTVVLPNYELGRWAVETLLQEEQNRDAGAPVRRRTVKLDGPLIERTSVCAPSSADPVNTLINIGEN, from the coding sequence ATGAAAAAATCGACCCAGCGCCGCCCCACCATGACCGACATCGCGAAGGCCGCGGGCGTGTCGCAATCCACGGTGTCGCTCGTGCTCAACGGCGCGGTCGGCGCGAAACTCTCCGAAGCCACGCGCCGCAAGGTCAACGACGTGGCGCAGTCGCTCGGCTACCAGCTCACCGTGCGCGCCGCGCAAACGCCCGCGCCGGCCGGCGAGCGCAACCTGATCGTCTATATCGCCGACGAAGTCTCGACCAGCCCGCATCCCGTGGTGAGCATCGACGGCGCGCGCGACGCCGCCTGGAACAACGGTTGTCTGCTCGCCGTGTTCTCGACCCACGGCAACGCGCAAATGGAGCAGCACGTGCTGCAGACGCTCCTCATGCCGAACGTGCTAGGCGTGATCTACGCCACCGTCTACACCCGCCGCGTCACGGTGCCGCCCGCGCTGCTCAAGGTGCCGGCCGTGCTGCTCAACTGCTACGCGTCGGACCACGCGCTCTCTTCGGTCGTGCCGGCCGAGGTGGCGGGCGGCCACACCGCCACGGAATATCTGATCGAGGCGGGGCACCGGCGCATCGGTTTCATCAACGGCGAAACGTGGCAGGACGCGGCGAAGGACCGTCTCAAGGGCTATCGGCAGGCGCTCGCCACGGCCGATTTGTTGTACGACGAACGCCTCGTGCGCGACGGCGACTGGAGTTCAGGCAAAGGCTTCGAACTCACGCTGTCGCTCATGCGCGAGCCCAATCCGCCCACGGCCATTTTCTGCGCGAACGACCTCACGGCGATCGGTGCGATCGAAGCGCTCAAGCAGCTCGGGCTGCGCGTGCCTGAAGACGTGTCGGTGATGGGTTACGACGACCAGGAAATCGCGCGCCACACGCATCCGCCGCTCACGACCGTGGTGCTGCCCAACTACGAACTCGGCCGCTGGGCCGTGGAGACGCTGCTCCAGGAAGAGCAGAACCGCGACGCGGGCGCGCCCGTGCGCCGCCGCACCGTGAAGCTCGACGGACCGCTCATCGAGCGTACCTCGGTGTGCGCGCCAAGCAGCGCCGACCCCGTGAATACCCTCATTAATATTGGTGAAAATTGA
- a CDS encoding ABC transporter permease: MAINLETNEERLSPSTPPQAPQSPRSPQSTNPGGGGAWRTVLREHSVYFALAALVVFNLIVTPGFSNPFAARSLLFEAAPIVLIALGQNLAIATRGIDLSVGSVMALASASVAVFLPYGIGPALVGSVAVGALVGLWNGFLVAVLAIDPLISGLALLVAARGLAQALLGGSRVNLPDAPAFDLLGAGTVGPVPIIMLIALALAAVVAFVVRRTTFGRYAILVGASRGAAFLAGIPVRRTLFLVYAVSGTLAGLAGLFASSRLGASDPNYVGVNFELDAIAASVIGGTPLSGGRISIVGAVFGVLLLQVLDASFIMNNISFTYAQILKAVFIVVALYLQRSGA, encoded by the coding sequence ATGGCGATCAATCTCGAAACCAACGAGGAACGCTTGAGCCCCTCGACACCTCCGCAGGCGCCGCAATCTCCGCGGTCGCCGCAATCCACGAATCCGGGCGGTGGCGGCGCCTGGCGCACCGTGCTGCGCGAGCACAGCGTGTACTTCGCGCTCGCGGCGCTCGTCGTGTTCAATCTGATCGTGACGCCGGGCTTTTCGAATCCGTTCGCCGCGCGCAGCCTGCTGTTCGAAGCCGCGCCGATCGTGCTGATCGCGCTCGGCCAGAATCTCGCGATCGCCACGCGCGGTATCGACCTCTCGGTCGGCTCGGTGATGGCGCTCGCCAGCGCTTCGGTCGCCGTGTTCCTGCCTTACGGCATCGGCCCGGCGCTGGTCGGCTCGGTCGCGGTGGGCGCGCTGGTGGGCTTGTGGAACGGCTTCCTCGTCGCGGTGCTCGCCATCGATCCGCTGATTTCCGGCCTCGCCTTGCTGGTGGCCGCACGCGGGCTGGCGCAGGCGCTGCTTGGCGGCTCGCGCGTGAATCTGCCCGACGCACCGGCGTTCGATCTGCTCGGCGCGGGCACGGTCGGCCCGGTGCCGATCATCATGCTGATCGCGCTCGCACTCGCGGCGGTCGTGGCATTCGTGGTGCGGCGCACGACCTTCGGGCGCTACGCGATCCTGGTCGGCGCGAGCCGCGGCGCGGCGTTTCTTGCCGGCATTCCGGTGCGGCGCACGCTGTTTCTCGTCTACGCCGTGAGCGGCACGCTCGCCGGGCTGGCCGGTCTGTTCGCCTCGTCGCGGCTCGGCGCCTCGGACCCGAACTACGTGGGCGTGAATTTCGAACTCGACGCGATCGCCGCCTCGGTGATCGGCGGCACCCCGCTCTCGGGCGGCCGCATCTCGATCGTCGGCGCGGTGTTCGGCGTGCTGCTGCTGCAGGTCCTCGACGCGAGCTTCATCATGAACAACATCAGCTTTACTTACGCGCAGATCCTCAAGGCCGTGTTTATCGTCGTCGCGCTGTATCTGCAACGCTCGGGAGCTTGA
- a CDS encoding aldose 1-epimerase has translation MVTLTHGNARVLVAPHVGGSIAAFYDENGGAGMEAPFHWLRPATRAAIDARDPLGMASFPLMPYCNRIRDGRFRFEGEMIDLPSGTGQLRHALHGHAWRRPWTVEARTENSLTLHFLHEPDTGHGAAHDAAPGGKGWPFRYEARQHIVLDDTGLSVRLWARNLATRPMPFGFGHHPYYPRTPGTRIAARVRAMWEIDAEVLPVSLNAHPAVDALQAGLVLDDFDLDNNFSGWRREALIEWPQHARRLMLRASAPLDFFVLFSPPDIPYFCAEPVSNTTDWLNLTHAGAAERIDVGGTVLAPGETIEAQLAWLPERG, from the coding sequence CTGGTCACGCTCACCCACGGCAATGCGCGCGTGCTCGTCGCGCCGCACGTGGGCGGTTCGATCGCGGCGTTCTACGACGAAAACGGCGGCGCAGGAATGGAAGCGCCGTTCCACTGGCTGCGCCCCGCCACGCGCGCGGCGATCGACGCCCGCGATCCGCTCGGCATGGCGAGTTTCCCGCTGATGCCGTATTGCAACCGTATCCGCGACGGACGTTTTCGCTTCGAAGGCGAGATGATCGACCTGCCGAGCGGCACCGGCCAGTTGCGCCACGCGCTGCACGGCCATGCATGGCGCCGGCCGTGGACGGTGGAAGCGCGCACGGAAAATTCGCTCACGCTGCATTTCCTGCACGAGCCCGACACCGGGCACGGCGCCGCGCACGACGCGGCGCCCGGTGGCAAAGGCTGGCCGTTCCGTTACGAAGCGCGTCAGCACATCGTCCTCGACGACACCGGCCTGAGCGTGCGGCTCTGGGCGCGCAACCTGGCCACGCGGCCGATGCCGTTCGGCTTCGGCCATCATCCGTACTATCCGCGCACCCCCGGCACGCGCATTGCCGCGCGGGTGCGCGCGATGTGGGAAATCGACGCCGAGGTGCTGCCGGTCTCGCTCAACGCGCATCCGGCCGTCGATGCGCTCCAGGCCGGTCTCGTCCTCGACGATTTCGATCTCGATAACAATTTCTCCGGCTGGCGCCGCGAAGCGCTGATCGAATGGCCGCAGCACGCGCGCCGTCTCATGCTGCGCGCGAGCGCGCCGCTCGACTTTTTCGTGCTGTTCAGCCCGCCCGACATTCCGTACTTCTGCGCGGAGCCGGTCAGCAATACGACGGACTGGCTCAATCTGACGCACGCGGGCGCGGCCGAGCGCATCGACGTGGGCGGCACGGTACTCGCGCCGGGCGAGACCATCGAAGCGCAGCTCGCGTGGTTGCCGGAGCGCGGCTGA